Within Vicinamibacteria bacterium, the genomic segment TTGAACTCGGCGTCGGTCGAGACTTCCAGGTGGTAGAGCACCGCGCGGCCGATCGAAGTCCAGACGAAGTCGTGGGACGAGAGGTCGTTCGTCAAGACCTGCCGGTTCGTGGGCGAGGACAGCTTGACCGGCGGAGGGGGAAGGCCATGTGGCTGCCAGGGTACCCTGCCTTCCGCGGTGACCAGAGCACCGAAATTGCTTTCTACCGAAACCTGCCGGTTCTCGTCGCCGAAATCGACACGACCTTCGAAAACCTCGAGACGCGTGGCGCCCTCGCGCTCCACCTTGACGCGGCACTCGGTACCGTGGATGTAGGATGTCGCCACCGGCGTCGAGATCACGAACCGACTCTCGGGGGTGACGAGCGTCTCCACCCGTGAGAACAGGGAGCCCTGCTCGAGCCGGAGCTCCGTCTTTCGGATCACGCCGCCCGCGGTCGCGAGACGTCCGTTCGTCTCGAGGATGATCGTCGTGTTGGGTCTCAAGGCGATGAGGGTGCCGTCGTCCTGTCGGAGCTCGGCCGAGCTCTTGGCTCGGGTGCGAACCCAGTCCCCTTGCTGTACGAGCATGTCGGGAACGGCGGGCACCCACTCCCAATCGAAGCTCCGCGCGATCTCCACGTTGCCGGTGAACGAGCTGATCTTGGTGGGGATCTGTTCCGACTTGAGCATGCGCCCCGGTATCATCACCCGAACACCCTCTCGAAGAAGGTTGTGCTCGGTGACCTCTCGCCAGAACTCCGCGCCATCGAGATACTTGTGATAGAAGTCGAGCGGAGTGTCCTTGTCGGTCACGACGACGAT encodes:
- a CDS encoding FecR family protein; amino-acid sequence: MSPSSRSTRARPTRLAWMCAWGICVSLSADGWSAEQNDKRPASSDERALGTRPATDDDDYIVVVTDKDTPLDFYHKYLDGAEFWREVTEHNLLREGVRVMIPGRMLKSEQIPTKISSFTGNVEIARSFDWEWVPAVPDMLVQQGDWVRTRAKSSAELRQDDGTLIALRPNTTIILETNGRLATAGGVIRKTELRLEQGSLFSRVETLVTPESRFVISTPVATSYIHGTECRVKVEREGATRLEVFEGRVDFGDENRQVSVESNFGALVTAEGRVPWQPHGLPPPPVKLSSPTNRQVLTNDLSSHDFVWTSIGRAVLYHLEVSTDAEFKNLVDEIWVEGSSTPLASVFSAELEPGTFFWRVSAVDDKGYESAWSSTSEFIYPPKLP